In a single window of the Dreissena polymorpha isolate Duluth1 chromosome 3, UMN_Dpol_1.0, whole genome shotgun sequence genome:
- the LOC127873796 gene encoding heat shock 70 kDa protein 12A-like: MAGESPFVAALEIGTCEIGYAWVQRSFMWALAVHDMDILKNKYSAYKEPASVLLDPIGNCHSFGQAAEENYVKLKTKKQNNGWTLLKSWTKFLRSRTELAQDMTVSDENGGEYPAITHISLLIKYIKEKLQKLINAPEKDIHYVITIPGVHTDTAKIVFTEAATQAGMETERLTIAMEQEIVFQWYWTVDEQLKKVMENQENTVIIIDTEGEHADIRVIEASKTGQLKTRNAKCSNFFTKNCIGQQCEEFLKLQINENVFEQILETNQSDYNALIQNFQTKIKVFNGTTGIQLRPSIDLLEGFRNSPSIRIVADKIIIDASIIASWFQEPLESISDCIEENMQHFKESHIILLTGALLKYQYVKTILCRKYQNSKLIIPSMSGFDVLNGALMSEKSTPNNDVSEPTNNLIVAAFDFGTTYSGYAYSFWHEPCKVHTHNWYTSFLNESLISLKTSTCVLLAPDGKLDSFGFEAERNFLTKTSTEGWRLFTRFKMALHDKKTLTRETKITDIRGDEYLAMPIFSMSIRYLNEHLLEQMELKGISGLGVQYVITVPAIWDNNAKQFMREAAIEAGINGNRLKLVLEPEVAPIWYMSASQESSARIEQLGSKYMVVDLGGGTADISVQEILPNKTIRVFYKATGGPWGGTIVDANFIDFLENTFGKEIFSKFRQTHLLEFFGLMQNFEVKKRLEMNAPIIFQRPQALLDASRSKFSFLKKKEQTDKIIIPASDLQSWFDVPTTKLISHIKGLLEQPNICNVKTILLVGGFAECKYIQKRIKTDIPGMRLVVPEEAGLAVLKGAVIFGHNPKLVASRVVAYTYGISVYQNFNSRVHAKKKKVLVNGEWKAGGVFRVFVKANDEIPVDHKVTHKTCPLYSTSGIPIYRSLTNEPKYTTDKGCELLGVLTFKNRDDIPLEDQEHEITFMFGETELRVKVKDATTGSEEQLLLNYFH; the protein is encoded by the exons ATGGCTGGTGAATCGCCGTTTGTAGCAGCTTTAGAGATTGGTACTTGCGAGATAGGCTATGCGTGGGTACAGCGTTCATTCATGTGGGCACTGGCTGTTCATGACATggatatattaaaaaacaaatattcagcCTATAAGGAGCCCGCAAGTGTTCTTCTTGACCCAATTGGAAATTGCCATAGTTTCGGGCAAGCTGCAGAAGAAAACTATGTAAAGTTGAAAACGAAAAAGCAGAACAACGGTTGGACATTACTAAAATCGTGGACCAAGTTTCTGCGCTCACGCACG gAATTAGCACAAGACATGACTGTGTCTGACGAAAATGGCGGCGAGTATCCCGCCATTACACACATATCACTTCTCATAAAGTATATAAAAGAAAAACTTCAAAAGCTGATAAATGCGCCTGAAAAAGATATTCATTACGTAATAACCATTCCTGGAGTACACACAGACACTGCCAAAATAGTTTTCACTGAGGCTGCAACACAG GCTGGAATGGAAACTGAGAGATTAACTATAGCAATGGAACAAGAAATTGTATTCCAGTGGTATTGGACAGTCGATGAACAGTTAAAAAAGGTGATGGAGAATCAAGAAAATACTGTTATTATCATTGACACGGAAG GAGAACATGCTGATATTCGCGTTATTGAGGCTTCGAAAACTGGCCAACTGAAAACACGGAATGCCAAATGTTCTAACTTCTTTACAAAAAATTGCATCGGACAACAGTGCGAGGAGTTTTTAAAACTTCAGATCAACGAAAACGTCTTCGAACAGATTTTAGAGACGAATCAGTCAGATTACAATGCCCTCATACAAAATTTCCAGACTAAAATAAAGGTATTTAACGGTACTACTGGAATACAATTGCGTCCATCAATAGATCTTCTTGAAGGCTTCCGGAACTCACCAAGCATTCGTATAGTGGCGGACAAGATAATAATTGACGCATCTATAATAGCTAGCTGGTTTCAAGAGCCTCTGGAGAGCATTTCAGATTGTATCGAAGAAAATATGCAACATTTCAAAGAATCACACATAATTTTACTTACAGGTGCATTGCTCAAATACCAGTATGTTAAAACTATACTCTGTAGAAAGTATCAAAACTCAAAATTAATTATACCTAGCATGTCGGGTTTCGATGTTCTAAACGGTGCATTGATGAGTGAAAAATCGACGCCTAATAACGACGTATCTGAG ccaACGAACAATTTAATCGTAGCGGCGTTTGACTTCGGAACGACATACAGTGGATATGCATATTCTTTTTGGCATGAACCTTGTAAGGTGCATACACACAACTGGTACACAAGTTTTCTGAATGAGTCATTAATTTCTCTGAAGACCTCAACATGTGTTCTGCTTGCACCCGACGGAAAATTGGATTCGTTTGGTTTCGAAGCGGAAAGAAATTTTTTGACCAAAACATCCACTGAAGGATGGCGACTGTTTACACGTTTCAAAATGGCTCTTCATGACAAAAAG ACGCTGACACGAGAAACAAAGATCACTGACATTCGCGGAGATGAGTATTTAGCAATGCCAATTTTTAGCATGTCGATACGATATCTAAACGAACATCTTTTAGAGCAGATGGAATTGAAGGGAATTTCAGGACTTGGTGTTCAATATGTGATAACTGTTCCTGCTATTTGGGATAACAATGCAAAACAGTTTATGCGGGAGGCTGCAATAGAG GCCGGGATAAACGGTAATAGATTGAAGCTTGTATTAGAACCAGAAGTAGCTCCCATATGGTACATGTCAGCCAGTCAAGAAAGCAGCGCACGAATAGAACAGCTTGGGAGTAAATACATGGTAGTTGACTTAGGAG gCGGCACTGCGGATATTTCGGTCCAAGAAATATTACCAAATAAAACCATCCGTGTGTTTTACAAAGCGACGGGTGGTCCATGGGGTGGAACAATTGTGGACGCAAACTTCATTGATTTCTTAGAAAACACGTTTGGAAAAGAAATATTTTCCAAATTTAGGCAGACACACCTGTTAGAATTCTTCGGTCTCATGCAGAATTTTGAAGTGAAGAAAAGATTAGAAATGAATGCGCCCATAATTTTTCAAAGACCTCAAGCACTCTTAGACGCCTCAAGGTCTAAATTCTCTTTTCTAAAAAAGAAAGAACAAACAGACAAAATTATTATACCAGCCTCTGATTTGCAATCCTGGTTTGACGTTCCAACAACCAAGCTGATATCCCATATTAAAGGCCTTTTGGAGCAACCGAACATTTGTAACGTAAAAACAATTTTATTGGTCGGCGGATTTGCCGAATGCAAATATATCcaaaaaagaataaaaacagACATACCCGGAATGCGTTTAGTTGTTCCGGAGGAAGCCGGTCTAGCAGTTCTCAAAGGAGCTGTGATATTTGGACACAATCCTAAATTGGTAGCATCTCGAGTCGTGGCATATACATACGGTATATCAGTTTACCAAAACTTCAACAGTCGCGTACACGCAAAGAAAAAGAAAGTTCTTGTCAACGGAGAATGGAAAGCAGGCGGTGTTTTCAGAGTATTTGTCAAAGCCAACGATGAGATACCTGTAGATCATAAGGTGACACATAAAACGTGTCCTCTTTATAGCACGTCAGGTATTCCGATATACAGATCACTTACAAACGAACCAAAATACACCACTGATAAGGGCTGCGAGTTGTTGGGCGTATTAACCTTTAAGAACCGCGATGACATTCCGCTGGAAGATCAGGAACACGAGATAACCTTCATGTTTGGAGAAACAGAGCTGAGAGTAAAGGTAAAAGATGCAACTACTGGAAGTGAAGAGCAgcttcttttaaattattttcattaa